In Verrucomicrobiia bacterium, a single window of DNA contains:
- the panC gene encoding pantoate--beta-alanine ligase, whose protein sequence is MRVIQSAAAMQSQALAWRRQGRRIAFVPTMGYLHEGHLSLVRRARTEVGRRGLVVVSIYVNPTQFGPREDLSKYPRDLRRDLRLCRAEGADVVFIPTDAEMYPGKATGGYSTYVVEEQLAAGMEGASRPHHFRGVTTVVAKLFNLVLPEVAVFGAKDWQQAAVVRRMVADLNFPLRLVVAPIGREPDGLALSSRNKYLDPEQRAQASVLFAAITHARRLVRQRPRTAAALRREIMRLAATRPAARLDYVEFFDGETLVPVQTVRRGTHLALAVFFGRTRLIDNGSL, encoded by the coding sequence ATGCGCGTCATTCAATCCGCAGCGGCCATGCAGAGTCAGGCGCTCGCCTGGCGGCGTCAGGGCCGGCGAATCGCCTTCGTGCCGACGATGGGTTACCTGCACGAAGGGCATCTGAGTTTGGTCCGCCGGGCGCGGACCGAGGTGGGGCGGCGCGGCTTGGTGGTGGTGAGCATTTACGTCAATCCGACGCAATTTGGGCCCCGCGAAGACCTGTCAAAGTATCCGCGTGATTTACGTCGGGATCTGCGGTTGTGTCGGGCGGAAGGCGCAGATGTGGTGTTCATTCCCACGGATGCGGAGATGTATCCGGGCAAGGCGACGGGCGGCTACAGCACTTACGTCGTCGAAGAGCAATTGGCGGCAGGCATGGAAGGCGCGTCCCGGCCGCACCATTTTCGTGGCGTCACAACTGTCGTGGCGAAACTCTTCAACTTGGTGCTGCCCGAAGTGGCGGTTTTTGGTGCGAAGGACTGGCAACAGGCGGCGGTCGTGCGCCGCATGGTGGCCGACTTGAATTTCCCGCTGCGCCTTGTGGTGGCGCCCATTGGCCGCGAACCGGACGGTCTCGCCCTGAGTTCGCGAAACAAGTATCTTGATCCGGAACAGCGTGCCCAAGCCAGCGTTCTCTTTGCCGCCATCACCCACGCGCGGCGCCTGGTGCGGCAACGCCCCCGGACCGCGGCCGCCCTGCGCCGGGAAATCATGCGGTTGGCGGCCACACGCCCGGCGGCGCGGCTGGACTACGTCGAATTCTTCGATGGCGAAACGCTGGTGCCGGTCCAGACAGTCCGCCGCGGAACCCACCTGGCCCTGGCCGTGTTCTTCGGGCGGACACGTTTGATTGACAACGGATCGCTGTGA
- a CDS encoding fibronectin type III domain-containing protein yields MKTVVGILSFCFAVAASAGNLSLAWDPSPSSGVTGYALYVGTTSGAYQQRFDVGTQTSATVSNLSPGLKYYVTVRAYDAANVESPSANEVSYVIPGAMNLSVQPAAGVQLNFVSEPGKTYLLQATTDLKNWTTLQTVQSVTNAWTSWVDPQSAEFDHRFYRIVTAP; encoded by the coding sequence ATGAAGACAGTTGTTGGAATCTTGTCATTTTGTTTCGCCGTCGCGGCCTCTGCCGGGAATCTCTCCCTCGCATGGGATCCGAGCCCAAGTTCTGGTGTGACCGGCTACGCGCTCTACGTCGGCACCACGTCCGGCGCGTATCAGCAACGGTTTGATGTGGGCACGCAGACGAGCGCGACCGTGAGCAACCTGAGCCCCGGCTTGAAATACTACGTCACGGTGCGCGCCTACGATGCGGCGAATGTGGAAAGCCCCTCCGCAAACGAGGTCAGCTATGTTATTCCGGGCGCGATGAATCTGTCCGTGCAGCCGGCGGCCGGCGTGCAACTCAATTTCGTGAGTGAACCGGGAAAAACGTATCTGCTGCAGGCCACCACCGACCTGAAAAACTGGACGACCCTCCAGACGGTGCAGTCGGTGACGAATGCCTGGACGTCGTGGGTGGATCCGCAGTCCGCGGAGTTCGACCATCGTTTCTATCGCATTGTTACGGCGCCCTGA
- a CDS encoding vitamin B12-dependent ribonucleotide reductase, whose protein sequence is MIDARDEVLPSAPTKNGRRNTSKSPVSSKRSTRRPGLTRREMLAIDRVFSDARVNPFDQIEWDRRTAEITDDSGKVIFKQENVEVPKTWSQLATKVVVSKYFYGEMNTSEREVSVRQLIHRITRTIADWGIKDGYFSKQDGEVFYEELTWLCLNQYGAFNSPVWFNVGLYHQYGIGKNSTKGNWHYNPATGEAQRAATQYEYPQCSACFIQSVEDDMESIMHLAYAEAMLFKFGSGTGTDLTPIRSSKEKLSGGGRPSGPLSFLKVYDQVANVVKSGGKTRRAAKMNTLRDWHGDIEEFIDCKQKEERKAWALIEQGYDGSFNGEAYGSVMYQNENLSVRVSDEFMQAAVDGREWWTRSITTGKPLQKKDASTLLDKIAEGTWVCGDPGLQYDGAIQKWHTCKGTEPIHSTNPCSEYVFLNNTACNLASLNLMKFKRENGKFDIERFKAAVRIYITAQEILVDNACYPTKTIAENSHIYRTLGLGYANLGSLIMSYGLPYDSDEGRALAGAITAIMTGEAYAQSAAMARSLGAFPGYRDARCSGVTKPLAKDNIESTLGVVKLHRNAVEDIHPSREFNYLKNEARDCWNRALEQGLQYGYRNAQVTVLAPTGTIAFLMDCDTTGVEPDIALVKYKLLAGGGMLKIVNRGVADALRRLGYNEGEIKGILAHVEKHDTIEDVEENGQVIPSGLKPEHLAVFDCAFRAAKGKRSIHYLAHLKMMAAAQPFISGAISKTVNLPNEATVADIRNAYVDAWRMGLKCVAIYRDGSKRSQPLNTKKTNEGGDKSAAATANVSALELRIRELETMVERLQQESGKPLRRRLSETRQALTHKFDIAGHEGYLTVGLFDDGTPGELFITMAKEGSTIGGLMDSIATLTSMSFQYGVPLEALVRKFSHQRFEPSGFTKNPEIRNASSITDYVFRWLAFQFLPGYREAHSPSRGQQELPMPDLVEELKKKVNRPVAELAIADNDTDVIPVSSTAASRMPKVLSAPTKPANDLLKMIVGQQDAPTCPNCGHVAVRNGACYKCLNCGESLGCS, encoded by the coding sequence ATGATCGACGCGCGCGATGAAGTTTTGCCGTCGGCACCCACCAAGAACGGGCGCCGAAACACCAGCAAGAGCCCTGTGAGCTCCAAGCGTTCAACCAGAAGGCCGGGCCTGACCCGGCGGGAAATGCTCGCCATTGACCGGGTGTTCAGCGACGCCCGGGTCAATCCGTTCGACCAGATTGAGTGGGACCGGCGCACGGCGGAAATCACCGACGATTCCGGCAAGGTGATTTTCAAGCAGGAAAACGTCGAAGTGCCGAAGACCTGGTCGCAACTGGCCACCAAAGTGGTTGTCTCGAAATATTTCTACGGCGAGATGAACACCTCGGAGCGCGAAGTGTCCGTGCGCCAGTTGATCCACCGCATTACCCGCACCATCGCGGACTGGGGCATCAAGGATGGTTACTTCAGCAAACAGGACGGCGAAGTGTTCTATGAGGAGCTGACCTGGCTTTGCTTGAACCAATACGGCGCCTTCAATTCACCCGTGTGGTTCAACGTCGGCCTCTACCACCAATACGGCATCGGCAAGAACTCCACCAAGGGCAACTGGCACTACAATCCGGCCACCGGTGAGGCCCAGCGCGCCGCCACCCAATACGAGTATCCGCAGTGCTCAGCCTGCTTCATCCAGTCGGTCGAGGACGACATGGAAAGCATCATGCACCTCGCGTATGCCGAGGCCATGCTCTTCAAGTTCGGCTCCGGCACCGGCACGGACTTGACGCCCATCCGCAGTTCCAAGGAAAAGCTCTCCGGCGGCGGACGCCCCAGCGGTCCCCTCTCCTTCCTGAAGGTTTACGATCAGGTGGCGAACGTCGTGAAATCCGGCGGCAAAACCCGCCGCGCCGCGAAGATGAACACCCTCCGCGACTGGCACGGGGACATTGAGGAGTTCATCGATTGCAAGCAGAAGGAGGAGCGCAAGGCTTGGGCGCTCATCGAACAGGGCTACGACGGCTCGTTCAATGGCGAAGCTTACGGCTCGGTCATGTATCAGAACGAAAACCTCTCGGTCCGCGTCAGCGACGAATTCATGCAGGCCGCCGTGGATGGACGCGAGTGGTGGACGCGGTCGATTACCACCGGCAAACCGCTTCAGAAGAAAGACGCCAGCACCCTTCTCGATAAAATTGCCGAGGGCACCTGGGTGTGCGGCGACCCGGGACTGCAATACGACGGCGCCATCCAGAAGTGGCACACGTGCAAGGGCACCGAACCGATTCACTCCACGAATCCCTGCTCGGAATACGTGTTCCTGAACAACACCGCCTGCAATCTGGCGTCGCTGAACCTGATGAAGTTCAAACGCGAGAACGGCAAGTTCGACATCGAACGCTTCAAAGCGGCCGTGCGCATCTACATCACGGCGCAGGAAATTCTGGTGGACAACGCCTGCTACCCCACCAAGACCATCGCGGAAAACTCGCACATTTACCGCACGCTCGGCCTCGGCTACGCGAATTTGGGCTCGCTCATCATGAGCTACGGACTGCCTTACGACAGCGACGAAGGTCGTGCCCTGGCCGGAGCCATCACCGCCATCATGACCGGCGAAGCGTATGCGCAGAGCGCGGCCATGGCCCGCAGCCTGGGGGCGTTCCCGGGTTATCGCGACGCGCGGTGCTCGGGCGTGACCAAGCCGCTGGCCAAGGACAACATCGAATCCACGCTCGGCGTCGTCAAACTGCATCGCAACGCCGTCGAGGACATTCATCCGAGCCGGGAATTCAACTATCTCAAGAACGAAGCCCGGGACTGCTGGAACCGCGCGCTTGAACAGGGCCTCCAATACGGTTACCGCAACGCCCAGGTCACCGTTCTCGCCCCCACCGGCACCATCGCCTTCCTGATGGATTGCGACACCACCGGCGTCGAACCCGACATTGCGCTGGTGAAATACAAGCTCCTCGCCGGCGGCGGCATGCTCAAGATTGTCAACCGTGGCGTGGCCGATGCGCTGCGACGCTTGGGCTACAACGAAGGCGAGATCAAGGGCATCCTCGCCCACGTCGAAAAGCACGACACCATTGAAGATGTGGAAGAAAACGGCCAGGTGATTCCGTCCGGCCTCAAGCCGGAACATCTCGCTGTGTTCGATTGCGCCTTTCGTGCAGCCAAGGGCAAGCGCAGCATCCATTATCTCGCCCATTTGAAGATGATGGCGGCAGCCCAGCCCTTCATCAGCGGCGCCATCAGCAAAACGGTCAACCTGCCGAACGAGGCAACCGTGGCGGACATCCGCAACGCCTACGTTGACGCCTGGCGCATGGGCCTCAAGTGCGTCGCCATCTACCGGGATGGCTCCAAGCGCTCGCAGCCCCTGAACACGAAGAAAACCAACGAAGGCGGCGACAAGTCCGCCGCCGCCACGGCCAACGTTTCCGCCCTCGAACTCCGGATCAGGGAGCTCGAAACCATGGTGGAACGACTCCAGCAGGAATCCGGCAAGCCACTGCGCCGGCGCCTGTCCGAAACGCGTCAGGCGCTCACGCACAAGTTCGACATCGCCGGCCACGAGGGCTACCTCACCGTCGGCCTCTTCGATGACGGCACGCCGGGCGAGCTTTTCATCACCATGGCCAAGGAAGGCTCCACCATCGGCGGTCTGATGGACTCCATCGCCACGCTGACCAGCATGTCATTCCAATACGGCGTGCCGCTGGAGGCGCTGGTGCGGAAATTCTCGCATCAACGGTTCGAACCGAGCGGTTTCACCAAGAACCCCGAAATTCGGAACGCCTCGTCCATCACCGATTACGTGTTCCGCTGGCTGGCGTTCCAGTTCCTGCCCGGCTACCGCGAGGCCCACTCGCCCAGCCGCGGCCAACAGGAGCTGCCCATGCCCGACCTCGTCGAAGAATTGAAGAAAAAAGTGAATCGCCCGGTCGCCGAACTGGCCATTGCGGACAATGACACTGATGTCATCCCGGTGTCATCCACGGCGGCCAGCCGGATGCCAAAGGTCCTCTCCGCGCCGACCAAGCCGGCGAACGATCTGTTGAAAATGATCGTCGGCCAGCAGGACGCACCCACCTGCCCAAACTGCGGTCACGTCGCCGTGCGCAATGGCGCCTGCTACAAGTGCCTGAATTGCGGCGAGAGCCTCGGTTGCTCGTAA
- the der gene encoding ribosome biogenesis GTPase Der — translation MSGLIAIVGRPNVGKSALFNRVAGRRIAIVHDLPGVTRDRVSAEVEWGGRAFTLVDTGGIGLLRREKSPDAITTAAIQQVDIALESAAVIVLVVNVQEGIVPLDQEVAARLRQRGKPVLVAVNKVDTSKAEAGLAEFARLGFESLFPVSAIHGGGIAELMNAALKLLPPDSRAAALPTHTPGTPEDSTQSPTAPATPAPLKLAIVGRPNVGKSSIINALTRSERVIVSPIPGTTRDAVDVPFEVETDGVRQQYVLIDTAGMRKARRVDDTVEFFSVQRSEDSIERADIVVLVLDAEMGVTEQDKKIGDKIVAARKACIIVVNKWDLVAEDVRKAQEEEMRRRQKKHHGQRGKMVMLSEFGQWVQEKLFFIDYAPVIFTSAKSGFQLERLLEAVRYVAAQLQQQIPTALLNRTLHDAVEKRQPVSDLGHRLKFFYATQVKQAPPTFVLFVNRDELFSDQYKKYLANELRTAFGYEGCPLHLLPRARPKTIDPKRKFKPTPNARRPHPAKRRSKRAK, via the coding sequence ATGTCAGGACTGATTGCCATTGTGGGCCGGCCGAATGTCGGCAAGTCCGCGTTGTTCAACCGCGTCGCCGGACGGCGCATCGCCATCGTGCATGATTTGCCGGGCGTGACGCGCGACCGCGTCAGTGCCGAGGTGGAATGGGGGGGCCGGGCGTTCACCTTGGTGGACACCGGCGGCATCGGCTTGCTGCGCCGTGAAAAATCACCGGACGCCATCACCACCGCCGCCATTCAACAGGTGGACATCGCCCTCGAATCGGCCGCTGTCATCGTGCTCGTCGTCAACGTGCAGGAAGGCATCGTGCCGCTCGATCAGGAAGTGGCCGCCCGCCTGCGCCAGCGCGGCAAGCCGGTGTTGGTGGCCGTGAACAAGGTGGACACCAGCAAGGCCGAAGCGGGCCTGGCCGAATTTGCCCGGCTCGGCTTCGAATCGCTGTTTCCCGTCAGCGCGATTCACGGCGGCGGCATTGCCGAACTGATGAACGCCGCGTTGAAGCTGCTTCCGCCCGATTCACGGGCGGCTGCCTTGCCAACGCACACGCCCGGCACACCCGAAGACTCCACCCAATCACCAACAGCCCCGGCGACCCCGGCACCCCTGAAACTGGCGATCGTCGGGCGGCCGAACGTGGGCAAATCCTCCATCATCAACGCGCTGACGCGATCGGAGCGGGTGATCGTCAGCCCGATTCCCGGCACCACCCGCGACGCGGTTGACGTGCCGTTCGAAGTCGAAACCGACGGCGTCCGGCAGCAATACGTTTTGATCGACACTGCGGGCATGCGCAAAGCCCGGCGGGTGGATGACACGGTGGAGTTCTTCAGCGTGCAGCGTTCGGAGGATTCGATCGAGCGGGCCGACATCGTGGTGCTCGTGCTGGATGCCGAAATGGGCGTGACAGAGCAGGACAAAAAAATCGGCGACAAAATCGTGGCCGCCCGCAAGGCGTGCATCATCGTCGTAAACAAATGGGATTTGGTGGCCGAAGACGTGCGCAAGGCGCAGGAGGAAGAAATGCGCCGACGGCAGAAAAAGCATCATGGCCAGCGCGGAAAAATGGTGATGCTCTCCGAATTTGGCCAGTGGGTGCAGGAAAAGCTGTTCTTCATCGACTATGCACCGGTGATCTTCACATCGGCCAAGTCCGGCTTTCAGCTCGAACGTCTGCTGGAAGCCGTGCGCTATGTGGCGGCGCAGTTGCAGCAGCAAATCCCCACCGCCCTCCTCAACCGCACGTTGCATGACGCCGTGGAGAAACGTCAACCCGTGAGCGATCTCGGCCATCGCCTGAAGTTCTTTTACGCCACGCAGGTCAAACAGGCTCCGCCGACGTTCGTGCTCTTCGTCAATCGCGACGAGCTGTTCTCCGACCAGTATAAGAAATATCTCGCCAACGAACTCCGCACGGCCTTCGGTTATGAGGGTTGTCCGCTGCACCTGCTGCCCCGGGCACGGCCGAAGACCATTGATCCCAAGCGGAAGTTCAAGCCGACTCCCAATGCCAGGCGCCCACATCCGGCGAAAAGGCGTTCGAAAAGAGCAAAATAG
- a CDS encoding universal stress protein, translating to MNARGAPCSAMYHKILVALENSQTDRTLLPHVSHLAHCVGAELLLVHVADGWVARNFDRLKLAESQEMKDDRAYLETTAETLRADGLKVTTLLALGDPPTEILRASETEGCDLIAMTSHGHRLIGDFIFGSVIHTVRHKATVPLLVLRAQT from the coding sequence ATGAACGCGCGAGGCGCGCCCTGCTCCGCCATGTATCACAAAATTCTCGTTGCCCTGGAAAACAGCCAGACTGACCGGACGCTGTTGCCCCACGTCAGCCATTTGGCGCACTGCGTCGGTGCAGAGCTACTGCTTGTTCACGTGGCCGACGGCTGGGTGGCACGCAATTTCGACCGGCTGAAGCTGGCGGAGTCTCAAGAAATGAAGGATGACCGCGCCTATCTTGAAACCACGGCCGAAACGCTGCGCGCAGACGGATTGAAAGTCACGACGCTGCTGGCCCTGGGCGATCCGCCGACGGAAATCCTGCGGGCCAGCGAAACGGAAGGCTGCGACCTCATCGCCATGACCAGCCACGGCCACCGGCTGATTGGTGATTTTATTTTCGGCAGCGTCATTCACACCGTTCGCCACAAGGCCACCGTGCCGCTCCTCGTTCTCCGCGCCCAAACGTAG